ATacgtttttaaagaaacaaattgaaaCCCCACTTCTTCCCTCGAGCTATGGGAAGCACCCTCGCTAAGGCAAAGCATACACACTCAGATGCCCACAGAGCCCAAACAAGTAGCTGACACCTTTTGGTGAGACCTTGAAGAGGGCCACCTCAGGGGCATCAAGAGAGATCAAACCACCTCAACACAAGGGCAAGCTTTAGCCCATTGTGGCCAGGCCAGAATTCAGCTCCTACTGCCAGATTTACTGGTTTTCCAAGTGCTGTAAACCCAGTTTAAGTGAAAGGTGTCTGAGGGGGTGCATTTGGACCCACCGGGGCCTGGGTCATAGTTTGAAAAAGCATGTGCATTCTTatgatttcatttcatatttggaaaagtaaagaagaaatatttttcaagatacTATAGAATGataacatttaacaaaatctTGGCTCAAAGTGGTCTGTTTAAAAAGTCTAAGAAACACTTATTTTCCtattaaacaaaaatgttatcactaaaaaaatccttcaaatattttaatgactCTTTCCTGATGTTGTCGTTATTTAGCATAGCAGTCTCTTCTAgaccttattcattcattcatccaataaacTATTAATAGTGAAAGCTATTTGCCAAGCCCTGAGAACATGGTGGTGACCAGACTGACACAGACCCTGGCCTCGAAAGATTCATATTCCAGCTAGGGAGGCAGAAAATAAACAGGTAATCTACTAAAGTATGAACACCTGTATTACCCAAATGATTAAgcactatttttgcttttttacctATGTCATATGAAGAACATTTTTTCAAATCactaaaaattacttaaaaatgttttcataactCTAACTTTTAAAGAACTTTCcctttggccgggcgtggtggctcacgcctataatcccagcactttgggaggccaaggtgggcagatcacttgcggtcaggagttcaagaccagcctggccaacagggtgaaactccgtctctactaaaaatacagaaattagcagtgcgtggtggcaggcacctgtaatcccatctactcgggaggctgaggcaggagaatcgcttgaacccaggaggcagaggctgcagtgagttgagatcatgccattgcactccagcctgggtgacaagagcgaaactctgtttcaaaaataaaaaaaaaactttcccttCATTTTGTTTTACCAACTGAGTCAATCTCCTGTAGACTTTTTCCCTGTCAATGCTTAAATACCTGtccagggccaggcactgtgctctgTGCTGTGAACACAGCCGTGAGGACAGACCCAGGTCCTCGCTTCTTTCAGAGGCAGCATGTGTTGAAGAGGCCAGACTCTAGAGccagacagcctgggttcaagtcatggGTTCAAGTCGTGGCTTTGCCACTTGGTAGCCGTGTGCCCTTGGTCATGTTCCCcaacccctctgtgcctcagtttccctgtgaGCTCAATGGCAGGGAACTGCACATGCCTCACAGGGTGGTTGTGTAAATTAAATGAGGTAGCGTGCGAAAGCTTAGAGGTGCCTGTTGCATAAGGCCACGAGCACAGGTTTGCTTTTTATTGGAGCTTATGTCCTAGCTGGGGAGATGGACAATAAACGATTTTTAGATGCCCTTTTAATAATCAAAGTATGGAAGCCtcggaaagaggaagagaaggggaaagggtGGATAGAAAAGGAGGgatggaagaagagaaggagccaGGTTAAAAAGGGCCTTATCTGCCCGTCCCAAAGGTAAGAGCATGTGAAGGAAACCGAGGATTGTGCTTAATGCAATTCTGTGCACCTGTGACTCCCTAAATAACACAGATGGGTAAAAGGAGAGTTGGAagccagggtggggtgggggctgctcgAGGCCCGGCTCAGTCGCGGAGGCCTGCAGGGAGCAGCGGTCGAGGAGCGGCTCGCGACCAGCCTCACGCGCCGCCTCTCCCCACCATGTCCCTCCTTCTGTCCGCACAGAGAGCGCCTTCGCCGACACGCTGACGCCCGCGCGCCTCAGCCAGGCCCGCTTCAGCGCCTGCCTGCCGCCCAGCAGCCACGACGCGGCCAACTTCGACAACAACGAGCTCGAGAACAACCAGGTGGTGGCCAAGCTGGGCCACCTGGCGCTGGGCCGCGCCCCGGGCCCGCCGCCCGCTGACGCCGCGGCCGCCGCCATCCCGTGCGGGCCCCGTGAGCGCCCGCGCCCCGCGTCGTCGCCGGCGCTGCTGGAGGCCGACCTGCGCTTCCACGCAACACGCGGGCCCGACGTGAGCCTGTCGGCCGACCGCAAAGTAGCCTGTGCGCCGCGGCCCGACGGCGGCCGCACGCTGGTCTTCTCTGAACGCCCGCTGCGGCCCGGCGAGAGCCTCTTCGTGGAGGTGGGCCGCCCGGGGCTGGCGGCGCCCGGCGCGCTGGCCTTCGGCATCACGTCGTGCGACCCGGGCGGACTGCGGCCCAACGAGCTGCCCGCCGACCCAGACGCGCTGCTCGACCGCAAGGAGTACTGGGTGGTGGCGCGCGCCGGGCCCGTGCCGAGCGGCGGCGACGCGCTCAGCTTCACGCTGCGGCCCGGCGGCGACGTGCTCCTAGGCGTCAACGGGCGTCCGCGCGGCCGCCTGCTGTGCGTCGACACCACGCAGGCGCTCTGGGCCTTCTTCGCCGTGCGCGGCGGCGTCGCGGGCCAGCTGCGCCTCCTCGGTGAGTCCCCGGCCCCGCGTGCGCGAGGCCCCGCCCCTCTCCAGTCCCGCCCGTTCTCGGCCTGCGGCGCTCCTCCCCGGCCGCGCCCTGCTCGCTAGGCGCTGCACCGTCCAAGGCCAGCCCGCGCTTCCCAACTGAGCGCCCAGCACGATCCACCCCGTCCAAAATTGCCGGGCTCCACCCCAGAGTTCCCAATTCAGTGGGTCCACGGTGCGTTTCTGGCAAGTGCCCGGGGATGCTGACGTTGCGGCTCTCTGGACCACATTTTATAAACCACCGACCTAGATAGGTAACTGGCTGGTCTCCAGGTTTGGCGGGCTGTATCCCCGCAGTAAATGGTCAGTGCGATTTTTAGTTCCGTTGTTATGATTTGCTATATTAGGGTGTTTTTAACATGTAATGCACAGTAAGtgtagggaaaaaataaattcgACTGCACATGAAAGAGGAAATAAGAATAGTATCGTCCACAGAAAGTGGAATGGAGGCTTGAACCATcctattttgagataatttttgccTTTATTCATGCCACAAATAGGCAAAGAGCAGCCACCAGCTGTGGGCCCGGCCGTAGGCACCAGGATAGGGCCAGCAGAGAACAGGACACACTCCATGCCAATTGGGAGCTCACAGACACCCTAATGGAGAGCTGCACGGTGTGACATTTGCTACAGCCAGGGGCTCTTCTCCCAGCTTGGTGGAGTGAAGGAGATGTTCAGAGAAGGCTTCCCGGAGAGCCTGGCTCCAAGTTCATGGCTCAAAAAGTAGAGTCCAAGCAATAAGAAGCAGACAACAGCTCATATGTTCCCTCATTGAATGTTATCCTCCCTTTGACCCTATGAAATCAGTATCATTATCCCCACCTACAGATAAGacaatgaagcacagagagattaaatgactgTCCCAGGGTCACATCGCTGGTCAGCTTTGAAGATGCTGGACAAATCACAGTCTCCTGAGCCTGTTTCCTTTGTGTAGAAAGAGAGGGATACCTGCTTTATGGGGTTGTCATGAGGGTGAAATCAGGTGCATATAATGCCTTGAGCGGGGCCTGGCACAGCCCTGGGTTTAATCAGTGGTAACAGTAACAACAGCAGCTGTTGCTGTCTTCATGAGGGCAGAGGAGGAGCCGGGTGGCAGTGGTGGTTATTTGTTCAAGGTGTTTTTTGGGGAGGGggaaggtttgttttgttttgtgtttttgaggaaCCAGCAGACATAGTCATCATTTCAGCCCGAGATGAAGTGCCCATTATCTGTCCATTCATTCTCAGGTAGGGCAAGGGAAGGGGCATCTCTTCATCTTAAGAAATAACCTGTTATTGTCTGACCCAACAGCAGGCTTGGGGAAGAAAACTCAACCATGTTGAGCATTAGTAGTCAGGGATCTTCTTGCAAGGGGCAAAGCCCCACTCACAGTGCCCTAAGCAAAAAGTAAATGTCTGGGAGTATATTGGGTGAGTTCAGGAACAGCTGGATCTAGATACTGGAAGGATGTCAGCAGGATCCCACCTCTCTTTCCAACTCAAAGCTCTGCTTGCCTCTGTGTTGGCATCACTCTCAGGCAGGCCTTTGCCACAGGCTGGCTCTTCCAGCTCCAGGCTTCCCTCCCAATGAATGGAATGAGTTCCTTCTTTCCTAGTAGTTCCAGTAAAAGTTGCAGACTTGGGTCTCAGGGGCCTTACGTGGGTTAAGT
This sequence is a window from Papio anubis isolate 15944 chromosome 5, Panubis1.0, whole genome shotgun sequence. Protein-coding genes within it:
- the NEURL1B gene encoding E3 ubiquitin-protein ligase NEURL1B; translated protein: MSAQDIPKYACPDLVTRPGYWAKALPENLALRDTVLAYWADRHGRVFYSVNDGEPVLFHCGVAVGGPLWALIDVYGITDEVQLLESAFADTLTPARLSQARFSACLPPSSHDAANFDNNELENNQVVAKLGHLALGRAPGPPPADAAAAAIPCGPRERPRPASSPALLEADLRFHATRGPDVSLSADRKVACAPRPDGGRTLVFSERPLRPGESLFVEVGRPGLAAPGALAFGITSCDPGGLRPNELPADPDALLDRKEYWVVARAGPVPSGGDALSFTLRPGGDVLLGVNGRPRGRLLCVDTTQALWAFFAVRGGVAGQLRLLGTLQSSPATTTPSGSLSGSQDDSDSDMTFSVNQSSSASESSLVTAPSSPLSPPVSPVFSPPEPAGIKNGECTVCFDGEVDTVIYTCGHMCLCHSCGLRLKRQARACCPICRRPIKDVIKIYRP